A stretch of DNA from Anthonomus grandis grandis chromosome 22, icAntGran1.3, whole genome shotgun sequence:
TTACCTGTTgactgtttttatatttatagtctAATTTTTCTCTTCTTCAAAGTTTTCCTTTATCGATTGTATTTTCCAACAAATAAGAATAGATAATTGTATCATTGTCTCGTTTATTTGCGTAGTTATCTGATTATTTTAGTAATCAATAACGGTTGTGCTTGGCCCCTCCCTTCCTGCATTTTGTTGACGAAAGTTTCCCTATAGAAAAGCTTGATAACTATTTATGGATATGGTAAGTCATTTCATCTGTTTTCCCCATTTCTTTTTTCCAATAGTAAACATTTGTTTACCTCTTAATAGACCTAATGTTTGATACTCTATTATATGCTCGGCTATTACACTATCAgaatagagaaataaaaaagaatgaGGTACAGCCTAACTCCTTTTTTTGTCAGTAATTGTTAACGCATTCTGGGTGTGGTTTTAACATACAGTTTCTTTGAGTTTTTTGGAATCGATGAAGAATAAGTAGGAGTTAAGCTACTAAAACCAAAGAAAAGTATTGGTAGTGTAAGCATTGAGAAGAAATTTTTCTTAGTTCCGACTAACATacctaatgaaattaaaatccatattttctcaaggtaaaaataaaaaagctttaggGTGGTAGAGTATGTCTATGGATATTCCAGGAATTAGGTGATTCTGCTTTGAATTCTTCGGTTGATATGGTAAATGCTTCTTGAATGGCCACTGTTGTGATATTATTCATAAAAGGGCTATAGTTGTTCACAAGGGCACTGATAATTCATGTCCCGCAAACTATAGGCCCATATCCCTCCTTCCGACTCTCTCATAGAAAGGCTAGTTAAACTTAGAGTCTTTGGATTTTTGAGTAAACATAACATACTAAACTCAAACCAATTTGGTTTTAGGGAGAAGAAAGGTACTACTGATGCTCTCTTTTTTTCTGGTGTAATATTTTGTAACTTGACAAAAGCCTTTGACTCTGTCATGAAACACTTCTTCGGAAGCTTGAAATACAGAGTACTACGCAGGTTGCAATTCAGTCAACATGACTATTAATTGTAGTGTTCCACAGAGGCCAGTCTTGGGGCCACTGTTGTTCTTTTTATGTCAATAATATCTGTTTAGTAGAAATCAGTGGCCATTTAACACTTTGTTGATGATACCAGTATCTTGGAGCATCAttccaattttctcaaaataatatccaaaatgatctgcaaaaattaaagatttggtTCGATAGCAACTTACTCACATTTAATATAACAAGAACTTAACATACTTTTAGATGTAATGTTGCAGATGTTGTTCCAATTGAGgcagtttaaaatttattggtattATAATGGACAATAGActtaactttgaaaattaaCCTGAGATATGGTCTTCCCTTTTAGGATAGTTGCAGTCATATCttcattttacaataaaaagcaATTCAAATAATGCACAATGTTGAATTGAAGGCTTCATGCAAACCGGTCTTTTTGAGAAATAGAATTATGACACTTGTTTATTGATTCTTCACAGTGTAGGtttggtttttagaaaatataggcATTTAATTGCGCAAGGAGAACATCTTACTTGACAATCACAAAATATTCCTCTACCAATTGatctctttaataatttaaagaaatcatttatttatgatGCAAAGAAAATATACAACCACTTAATTGTTAGTTTCCAAAACATGGAAGACTAAAAAGTTCCAATGTATATGTTAGAAATTTTTAGTAGATATTATAATGTGGAGGAATATTTAAGTGATCAACTTACATCAAGGTGACAATACTGTATTATCTGGTATaaagttttagttaaaaatattgatattagtCAGGTTTTGTAATTTAACAGTTATATACTTCTATCCTTTCTAGTCTCATTTTTGTCttcttttgattttgttttatttagatttaatttgaattacaACTTTGTCAGTGAGATTTATTTGATCTTCTAATAATAAAGAATGTTTATTGTCTAAAATCTTTGaaattttgctttaattaaGAGTTAGCAATCTATGTGTCAAAGAGCCAAAGTTTTCGATAAGGTGAATCATCCCTTGTTACTGGGAAAATTATAGCTCTTTGGATTCTCTAACCATGCAAAATTCTTATTCAGTCTTACCTATCAAACAGAATGTAAGTAGTTGTAATTGGAGGCTGctaattaaaagaatttcacAAAGAAGTAATTTGGGTTCTGTCTTGTTTGCCTGTTTATTCATCATATGCcttatgtaaaattatttaaaaagcccTCTTTTTGCAGATTTCAAGATATTTAAGGCTATCACTGAAAAATATGATTGTATAAAATTGTAGGAGGACCTGCAGAGTGTATCTCAATGGTTTTCTTCAAACAAAATTTTGGTAAATGCTCGGAGTGACCTTCACACATAAAATACATCCTGTTTCTTATGATTATGACTTGCATGGTAAAATTCTTGAATGTAGTGATAGTTTTAAGGATGTTGAAATATAGCTGCAatctaatttcaaatttaacttGCAATGTTAACTAGTTCTAAGTTTCAAACACTTGTCCAAAGAAGATTATAGCAGTGGTTATCTATCTACTATCTAGATAGAATTGATAAATAATTGAATACGGTTAAGAATGCGGGGAGTTTTTTGTGTTAACTTGTGCAGTTGTTCTCCCCTTACTTTAATGTTAAGAACATGTAATTCTTTAACCTTCCAATATGgtttgtatatttttgacaattcATAACACTCTTCAATAATGGTCATTAAAGTGTGTCATGAATTATCCAAATTCAGGAGATTACCTACTATTGAGCATCATTAGATACAATTTTCAGCTAAACCTATTATTTTCTCTAGGTTGTCTCAAACCTACAGCAACAAAGAGCCATCACCGAGCAACTACGCCGGGAAGCAGCTATAAAAAGGATGCCTGTATCTCAGGCCATCAAAGAAATTGTAAAGTATATACAGGAACATGAGCAAGATGATTGCCTTGTTGTTGGCTTTTCTAGTCAAAGGGTCAATCCCTTTCGTGAAAAAACCCCTTGCTCCGTTTTGTAAGTGCCTGGCAGGGGGTAGTTAATATGAAGGGCATTTAAAAAACCTGTTGTAATTTTTTGGGTCAATAATTATTATCCCTAATAAccttttatttgtaatttaatatttgattgtgtaatctgtatatttttgtttctttattgaCTTTACGAATATGTTAGTTTAATTTACAGAAAACTTATTGTATTTTGATGTAGCATGAATATCTTGAAATTGATGTTTCCTTGGACCTTTACaccaccttttttatttttattgtcaatgactataattatttataattaataacattcCTGTGCCTACCTATTGGGCAGATAAATTCTGCCTTAAGCATTATATCTGTGAAATCAAATCATGTGAAGCCTATAGTAGAAAAAGACTagttaatcaaaaataaaatattatacatttaaaatCTTTCAGATTATTTTATCTATCCTTATATCCTagtaacaattaaattaagggTTGCAATGTAAAATccaggaaaatatttaaaaaaatagacaaccCAATAATAAGCTGATGTCAGAATTATGGAGGGCAGATAATTAGCCTAAACAAAGTGTCAAACAATATTtgacaatattaattattaaggaaGCATAAAATTCACTTGAATATTAATAGGAagtaggtaaaaaaattatatatcaattatttattatgcatTTATACTTATATCCACATTATGATGTTTATAATTGTACGATTTCCCTGATGCCTTGATATAatataactttataaaaaaactaacgtTGTTTTCTTTGCACCTACGTCTCCAAGTTTTTTCTCCTGTcactttgcaaaaaataaaacattttattataataagtaataattttattagcaaTAACAATTTATATCTCCAGaacactaaaattattaaaatagttaatacaTATAATTTGGGAGAAGACCCAGTAAAAATATTCTCATACTAGCAGACTAAATAGTGACCTTTTGATAAAACACTTCTGGATTTGTGTGTAAGGACTGGATCAGTGAAACGTTAGCAACTGTAACTAACACAGGATGAATTCAGAAGTATTTCATGATAAACGTCAGTTGCCTGTGGAAGTTATCTATCCAAACAGAATAGTACGGTTTATAACTTATACTaaagaaaatagttttaacaaaCAATACTTATAATTAAGTGTAAAAGTTACATTTTacacatttataatattattaactatAAACGTGCAAAAatccttaaataataatataataaaactgaaTTATAACTATTACTAACATAAACAATGCAAAGACAATTACGATAATCTCTTTTGGTCTAATGCATTACAGCGACGAATTGCACTAAAAGTTATTCATAACGTACAAAGTGCTATTGACACCTTGTAAGTATATGAGCatgatatatttcttttataatatattatatctatGCGATGAGGTACCCTAAACAATTCCTTTTAAGTTCATGTAGTAATAATAAAGGAATGTGAAACATTCCATACTATAAAATAGCATTAGGGAGTATTTTCTACAATCAAATTTaagattaacattaaaatttgaatataaaaaaaacccacggatataaaatattatacctaaaaatgttttaacaattttatagcTAGAATGTGTTTATATTATTTGCGTATTTAGTAAGGGATTACTTccatattatacaggagtataaaaaatttgaaaatacgCCAACCTGCATAAAATGAAAGAGTCAATCCAGCTATCCAAATAACAGCCATCGATAATAAGATAAAAATCCCAACTATACGTATTTATATTACCTGAGATtaggaaaaagaaaattttaattaaatgctgggaaataataaaagatttgaACAGCTCACGCCAACGATAACTCACCCTGCAttagaaaataaactattacttccatttaatataaatatttttatatattctgcATAATACAAGATTTATTTCTTAGAAAACTCTAGCGTAGAATAGTCAAATTTACATACTTTAAATTCGGAGAGGTGAAATAGAAGTAAAAGTGCAGTAAAACAGACTCTTCTAGGTTCGTGCACTTTTAACAACCCTATTAAGTagggtcaattttttttttaattttatagggtGTGCTTTTCACTTTCATTTGTCTATCAATACAATTTAACAACAGTCATAAAACAAGAGGTTATAGGTTATAGCAAGGTGATGGAAGTGTGTATTgtcgttatttttattatggttTTGATACTCATTTGCCGGGACGTTAAATTCTCTTTTATTGCAATGGATTCTCATGGACacccttttttaaatattaaaccatCCTAAGGTATCTatgctttaaaagatttttataaattgcgTCACACTTCTATGATTTTTGAAATGGGTACAAGATGTATTTTTGTTCAAGGTACAAATACATCTTGTGTAATAAATTAGTAATTGATTGCAGAACTTCTAAAAgggaaaaacaattaaaaaatatctttaatagaaaCATTAATAAATCTCTATAAATTCTGCactcatttaatattttgatcctTACTACATCCTAGCACAGCAGTATGCAACCCTGCATAACCTAATATAACATGATTTCTATACATCTTTTTTGTCATATGCATCCaaacatacatttaaaaaatacagcgCTATCTAGttttaaacatcattttatcttttattggCACACACTATTATTAGCATATAATATACTTTCttcattaaagttttttttagcgAAAATATTGCAATATATCACTGATGTGTAATATAATACTATTGGACTAACAAATAGAAACTGATTTTTGTCAATGCATCATAAAATCTGATACCCTGCAGATCATTTGTTTTAAGTGTATTATAGTATTAAATTCATCTTTTTTGACTgtcaaatgtttaaaaataattgttaattaataGGGGTCCCGTTCTCAAAATCAGCCTCTATATTTTAGTTTACTAcatgattaataattttctgtTAAACTCACTCTTAACTTAATTGAATGGGTCCTGGAATTCAGTAGATCTTATGTAGTGGCACCTGGTTGGAAATACCTTAATCCGTTAATctgaaattatgaaaattttagtatgtaataAGTGTTTGTTTATGTTTCTGCCCAAAATTAGGATCACTTACAGTCATATCATATTCAGTTATAAAAGCAGGAATTTCCAGCTGATCAGGTGACATTACTGAATACAAATATTCAACTCCCGGGAGACTGTGGACTTTCTGTTTAATAGCCGGAGCCATAAATGTGGTAAACCACCATGTCATCATctggaaaataaattaagtttagaattaaaaatagcaGCACTATATTATCTTTGAAAAGGCTTTATTTTCTAGTAAAACATATTGAATACAAATATATCTTACCTTGGTCCAAAACGTTGGATGAACAACATAAAAGGCTTTCAAGTTCTTTTTGTACTTATATGGCAAGATGTTATAAACCTCCCTCAACCATGAGAATGAGGGGTAATTACTACTGGAGGTGAGGGTGTGGAAATAAGTGATGACATAGTCGCCTTTGACTATCGGGTCCAAGaggtttattaaatatagaagAGCCTGTAAAGAACAATATAACAggttaattataataaaaaaacacagagTCTTAATTAAGTTAACCAGTGAACCGATAAATCCTCGtctaattaaaaacaaaacattttttttttattaaaatgagttTTCCTTAAAGGAAACCATAGAAATCATAACaacgaaaaataataataactatatttTCCAAGAATTTAAACTCGACCCGATATTTTCCGAAATAAAAAATCCTTACAAAAAAACGCAAATAAGTTTTCATtcaaattgacgtattaaagcaattttaaaatatcaactaACCTTAtccaaattgattttattaaagggaaACCATTTTCCGATAAAAACAACAACTGGACGTCCTAGCCTGTCGACTCCGCATTGATATAAGCAACCGATTCCGGATACTTCTGTCAAGTCTTCTGTTTTGGATCTCCGTAGCAACTTTTCATATCTGTAATAACAAACATATGTTTAATGCATTACAAGGGGTTTCGTGGGAAAAATTACTTCTGCAACCTTGAGTTGCACTGATTTTACTTGGGAggaatgaaattaataatttaaataaattgcgacgatttttctattttcatgaGTTAAAAGACCATTTCCTGTAATTGTTTTATCGGACTGACTACTCACGCAAAGGGAAATATCTCGACTAGTCATTGAgcagaatgaaaaaaaaaacgatttttagcTATTAAAATCTAATTAGACATAAAATTGTGTCAATTAATTAATCCTTTTACTGAAATTACGCTGCCGTGACTACTGACACAAGCtaagtaagttttttaagtaGCTATATTAAGGAAAATAAGTATATAATTTCCCGAATTCATATCTGTCCTAAATACTTCTATTGGTTCTATTTTTATCGCTTTACGTTTACCAAAGCTATAAATACGTAATCtggaaaaataagaatttacaAGGCATGTGCTTTTAAATTGGTATGTATCAAACATTTATAGGACCATCTAAATTTATCCCATAATTGCTTCTTTGATGATGAATGAAAAggaataaatattgaataaggGGCACACAAATAACCAGTATAGGAATAACAAATTAATGGCTAGAAACGCTATTATAGGGTGGCGTTAAATGGTTACAAAAATGTTCGTTTTTAAGCGaaataaaggtaatttaaagcaaatttgtTAAATTGGTGTTCAAATATGAAACAAATTGAAATGCATGGCACGAAAGCCACGATTGCATGTGAGTAGAAATCCGTTTAATTTATACACATTTTGTTTGAGAGGGAATATTGTACCTCTTCATTCACCTTAATTGTCGGCAAAAAACTCTTACCCTTAAATGTTCTTTTAACGCGAAAAAGTTGCAATTTCAAAACTAAAATTCCTCTGCTATCCAATTAAGGTTACAAAAATATAcgcttcttttctttttaattacgTACGGCAGCTGCTAATTGCACCAAAAGAAAAAGTAGAAAAGATTAATGATTatcgtaatttatttattgtaattttgtgtTTTGCACCCAAATagtaattagaaaaattattaaaattatttgtcagAAAAAATATGGAATAACACCAATGACTTCTTAGATttcattttacaattttaattatacattttatgcAGAAAGATTGAGAAAAGGGTTCAAAAGTCAATGGGGCAGATAGTTTGTGAATAAAGAAGTttcaattttatagtttttgaaataatacatattttaaaatgttctccTTATTTGTATATCcagtgcattcacgatgaaaggaacaaattcatttaaaattcaggtaattatttcttcttgttttttttgGGCACATCGATTAGTATTTTTACTTGTctgtattttgaaataaaaaaactctatACAGGatacctcaagtagaaactatggtgtcaacattaatttttttaaatagaacactctaTATATTATGACATTTTACAATTCTGATATATTTTGAGTACCTACTTTTTATGTAGCAAAACATATGCCTATAGCCAATGGTTTGTCACATATGACGTAATAGACTAACGAAACGATTTATTGCaactaatgtttaatttgttgtccgTTTGACTCAATGCGtcctttgcaatgaaaattttgattagAGTATCTCCAGTAGAAACTATGACGccaacattaatatttttacgtGATTTCTTAAAGTAAGTAGACCGTATTATTTTTGAACAGTTTCCAATTTTAGAACCTACTTGATGTCATTTCAcgcattatttttttgtaaaatgtggATGAGAAAGAACGAATTGTAATACTCATGATGATTGATTTTGGAGACCAGGTGCGTACACAACAAGAACTTTGTAATCTATTAAATGCTGACcgttagaaaaattgaaacaaaattaagAGAACACGACAATGTAAGAAATTTATCTAAAACCTCCAAAAGTATCTGAAGATGGTACGCTGAATGTTCTATTAGAAACAGAGAATAATCCTCATGTTGCGATTAGTACAATTTCCAGGACACTAGTACGTTTTGGAATTTATAAATAGGGTCAGTGGCAAAAAGTcgtgtaaataaatatcatcctTATAAAGTACAATTGATGATACACGAATTGTTAGAAGTTGATTTTGACCGCTGAGTGCAGTTTTGTGAGCAGATTCTTGAGGCTAACAATGACAGCGGACATTTCAttcgaaatattattttttctaatcaGGCCACCTTTACGTTAAATGGACACGTTCACAGGCAAAATTGCATATATTATGAAACCAAAAATCCTCCACACACAGcgcccttaaaaaattaatgtgtggGCAGGTATTGTGAAAAATCGAATCTTTCGACCTTTTTTTCGAAGAAACATTAAACGGAAAACGCTACTTGGACTCTCCAGTTTGAGCTTATCCCTGCTTTAGTTGTTTCATTCCCTGATCCACAAGAGGCTGACATACCTAATAACGAGATATAGTTTTTTCCTCACTTTACCATCGCCGTTCGACAATTTCTTGATGCAAATTTTCCTAACACATGAATTGGACGAAGAGGATTTAGTGGCCACCAATGATCACCGGATCTAAcccattagttttttttcttatttgaagtccaaagtttatgtgaatagactaaataatgttgatgatttaaagcaaagaattcgACTAATGCAAGAAATTAGACTAATCGATCCGCAAGtgacttcaaaaatgcattgaagtaaatggacaacaaattgaacatcagttgcaattaatattgtataaattaaaattttttacccaGTTAGTAAGTGCAAGTGACAATGCTAATCGACGTGcccgaaatttaaaaaaagaaaaaaacatctgaattttaaatgaatttatccTTTATCATCGTTTGAAATCGTTTCGAAAGAAacatttacgtttttttaaaaattaattgcacGTTCACAAATTTCCTTCTATAGGGAAAACATTAAACGAAATAGGGCGCAAAATGggttttaattgcctggaatattaacttttttaattgcctacaaaaaaaaacagaaaattgttttaaattccATGGAAATATTCTCATATCCTAATTTTTCATAATAGAATGGTGATGCGTGGCCAGAGGAAGAAAACATTGTTATTGTCCTCCACTGCCTGGAAAACCAATTAACggacctcaattgcctggaaaaattttatttgaaataccctctgtattttctataatataaaaaaaatcatctgaCTTTTCTAATCACTCACAAAGAAAAAAACCCGCATTACCTGTCTTCTTCAAACTGTAAACTGGCTTCTGAGGTGCTTAAGCCCAAAAAATTAGCCACACTGGAGAAAATGGTCGGGTACTGTTTATCCACGGACATTTTCGagatcaaaaaaaggaaaaaaaaaccgaaaacaGCGTAAAAGTCGAAAGCTTTTAAACGAGGAAAAGCTACGCGAGACGA
This window harbors:
- the LOC126748337 gene encoding guanine nucleotide-binding protein subunit gamma-1-like, producing the protein MDMVVSNLQQQRAITEQLRREAAIKRMPVSQAIKEIVKYIQEHEQDDCLVVGFSSQRVNPFREKTPCSVL